Proteins from a genomic interval of Stenotrophomonas maltophilia:
- the nuoG gene encoding NADH-quinone oxidoreductase subunit NuoG: MSAQPVNPSVPPDHVTIEIDGKSLVVPKGSMIIQAADKAGISIPRFCYHEKLPIAANCRMCLVDVEKSPKPAPACATPVMDGMKVATRSEKALKFQRSVMEFLLINHPLDCPICDQGGECELQDVSLGYGRSVSRFNERKRVVPDEDMGPLVATEMTRCIQCTRCVRFTADVAGTYELGGMYRGENLQIGTFDGKPLTTELSGNVVDVCPVGALTNKVFQFRARPWELTARESLGYHDAMGSNLFLHVRRGEVLRTVPRDNEAVNECWLSDRDRYSHQGLYSEDRAVKPLRKVNGEWKEVSWAEGLAAAVEILKANQGDNLGVLVHPSTSNEEGALLARLAKGLGSSNIDHRINNRDFSDAATAEVFGLPLAEIEGADRIVVLGSNIRHELPLLHARLRKAQTTNGAKIHVVNPVDFDFAFSIAGKQIVAPSKFVDALANAELRSAVQGGNNTVLIVGGIAENHPQAAAIRAAAREFAAATGAKLCRIPQGANAVGLTRAGVLPAGKDVAAMLAQPRQAYVVYGLEPGLDFADAPAARKALAGAQVVAFSQFACVSTRDVADVILPIGALPEIDATLTNLDGREQSARAGGKLPGEAREGWRVLRALGGDMALAGFDFTDLAGLRASLAPVSVTVAASAQPVVAGEGLEVASTAAIYRTDAVVRRAPALQSHPLNNAPRIVLNAEDAARLQLQEGQMAKVGTDAGKATLPVVVDARVAAGSVWIESGHGATAPLGAARVSVVAA; the protein is encoded by the coding sequence ATGAGCGCGCAACCCGTAAATCCGAGCGTCCCACCCGATCACGTCACCATCGAGATCGATGGCAAGTCGCTGGTCGTGCCCAAGGGCTCGATGATCATCCAGGCCGCCGACAAGGCCGGCATCTCCATTCCGCGCTTCTGCTACCACGAGAAGCTGCCGATCGCCGCCAACTGCCGCATGTGCCTGGTGGACGTGGAGAAGTCGCCGAAGCCGGCGCCGGCCTGCGCCACCCCGGTGATGGACGGCATGAAGGTCGCCACCCGCAGCGAGAAGGCACTGAAGTTCCAGCGCTCGGTGATGGAGTTCCTGCTCATCAACCACCCGCTGGACTGCCCGATCTGCGATCAGGGCGGCGAGTGCGAGCTGCAGGACGTATCGCTGGGCTATGGCCGTTCGGTCAGCCGCTTCAACGAGCGCAAGCGCGTGGTGCCGGACGAGGACATGGGTCCGCTGGTCGCCACCGAGATGACCCGCTGCATCCAGTGCACCCGCTGCGTCCGCTTCACTGCTGACGTTGCCGGTACCTACGAGCTGGGTGGCATGTACCGCGGTGAGAACCTGCAGATCGGTACCTTCGACGGCAAGCCGCTGACCACCGAGCTGTCGGGCAACGTCGTCGACGTCTGCCCGGTCGGCGCGCTGACCAACAAGGTGTTCCAGTTCCGCGCCCGCCCGTGGGAACTGACCGCGCGCGAGTCGCTGGGTTACCACGACGCGATGGGTTCGAACCTGTTCCTGCACGTGCGTCGCGGCGAAGTGCTGCGCACCGTGCCGCGCGACAACGAAGCGGTGAACGAGTGCTGGCTGTCCGACCGTGACCGCTACTCGCACCAGGGCCTGTACAGCGAAGACCGTGCGGTCAAGCCGCTGCGCAAGGTCAATGGCGAGTGGAAGGAAGTGAGCTGGGCCGAAGGCCTGGCCGCGGCCGTCGAGATCCTCAAGGCCAACCAGGGCGACAACCTGGGCGTGCTGGTGCACCCGTCCACCTCGAACGAGGAGGGCGCGCTGCTGGCCCGCCTGGCCAAGGGCCTGGGCTCGAGCAACATCGACCACCGCATCAACAACCGCGATTTCTCCGACGCCGCAACCGCCGAAGTGTTCGGCCTGCCGCTGGCCGAGATCGAAGGCGCCGACCGCATCGTCGTTCTGGGCAGCAACATCCGCCACGAACTGCCGCTGCTGCACGCCCGCCTGCGCAAGGCGCAGACCACCAACGGTGCGAAGATCCACGTCGTCAACCCGGTGGACTTCGACTTTGCCTTCAGCATTGCTGGCAAGCAGATCGTCGCGCCGTCGAAGTTCGTCGACGCGCTGGCCAACGCCGAGCTGCGCTCGGCGGTGCAGGGCGGCAACAACACCGTGCTGATCGTCGGTGGCATCGCCGAGAACCACCCGCAGGCTGCCGCGATCCGCGCTGCCGCGCGTGAGTTCGCAGCCGCCACCGGCGCCAAGCTGTGCCGCATCCCGCAGGGCGCCAACGCCGTTGGCCTGACCCGCGCCGGCGTGCTGCCGGCCGGCAAGGACGTCGCCGCGATGCTGGCGCAGCCACGCCAGGCCTACGTGGTGTACGGCCTGGAGCCGGGCCTGGACTTCGCCGACGCTCCCGCCGCGCGCAAGGCGCTGGCCGGTGCCCAGGTGGTGGCCTTCAGCCAGTTCGCCTGCGTGTCCACCCGCGACGTTGCCGACGTCATCCTGCCGATCGGCGCGCTGCCGGAAATCGACGCCACCCTGACCAACCTCGATGGTCGCGAGCAGTCGGCCCGTGCCGGCGGCAAGCTGCCGGGCGAGGCCCGTGAAGGCTGGCGCGTGCTGCGCGCCCTGGGTGGCGACATGGCGCTGGCCGGTTTCGACTTCACCGACCTGGCCGGCCTGCGTGCCAGCCTGGCCCCGGTGTCGGTCACCGTTGCCGCTTCGGCGCAGCCGGTGGTTGCCGGCGAAGGCCTGGAAGTGGCTTCGACCGCCGCGATCTACCGCACCGATGCGGTGGTCCGCCGTGCGCCGGCGCTGCAGTCGCATCCGCTCAACAACGCCCCGCGCATCGTGCTGAACGCTGAAGATGCCGCTCGCCTGCAGCTGCAGGAAGGGCAGATGGCCAAGGTCGGCACCGATGCCGGCAAGGCCACCCTGCCGGTGGTGGTCGACGCCCGCGTCGCTGCGGGTTCGGTCTGGATTGAATCGGGCCACGGCGCGACCGCGCCGCTGGGTGCCGCTCGTGT